In Canis lupus familiaris isolate Mischka breed German Shepherd chromosome 5, alternate assembly UU_Cfam_GSD_1.0, whole genome shotgun sequence, a genomic segment contains:
- the MED31 gene encoding mediator of RNA polymerase II transcription subunit 31: MAAAVAMETDDAGNRLRFQLELEFVQCLANPNYLNFLAQRGYFKDKAFVNYLKYLLYWKEPEYAKYLKYPQCLHMLELLQYEHFRKELVNAQCAKFIDEQQILHWQHYSRKRMRLQQALAEQQQQNHAAGK; this comes from the exons ATGGCCGCGGCCGTCGCTATGGAGACAG ATGATGCCGGGAATCGACTTCGGTTTCAGTTGGAGCTGGAATTTGTGCAGTGCCTAGCCAACCCCAATTATCTTAACT TTCTTGCCCAAAGAGGTTACTTCAAAGACAAAGCTTTTGTTAATTATCTTAAGTACTTGCTTTACTGGAAAGAACCAGAATATGCCAAGTATCTAAa GTACCCTCAGTGTCTGCACATGTTAGAGCTGCTTCAGTATGAACACTTCCGCAAGGAGCTGGTGAATGCTCAGTGCGCCAAGTTCATTGACGAACAGCAGATTCTGCATTGGCAGCACTACTCGCGGAAGCGGATGCGCCTTCAGCAAGCCCtggcagagcagcagcagcagaatcACGCGGCGGGAAAATGA
- the TXNDC17 gene encoding thioredoxin domain-containing protein 17 translates to MAGCEEVSVSGFEEFSRAVEQHHGKTIFAYFTGSKDAGGRSWCPDCVQAEPVVREGLKHISEGCVFIYCQVGERPYWKDPNNDFRKNLKVTAVPTLLKYGTPQKLVESECLQANLVEMLFSED, encoded by the exons ATGGCGGGCTGCGAGGAGGTGAGCGTGTCGGGCTTCGAGGAGTTCAGCCGGGCGGTGGAGCAGCACCACGGCAAGACCATCTTCGCCTACTTCACCGGCTCCAAAGACGCCGGGGGCAGGAGCTGGTGCCCCGACTGCGTGCAGG ctGAGCCTGTCGTGCGAGAGGGGCTGAAGCATATTAGTGAAGGATGTGTGTTCATTTACTGCCAAGTGGGAGAGAGACCTTA tTGGAAAGATCCAAATAATGACTTCAGAAAAAACCTGAAAGTAACAGCAGTGCCTACACTACTTAAATATGGAACA CCTCAAAAACTGGTGGAATCTGAGTGTCTTCAGGCCAATCTCGTGGAGATGTTGTTCTCTGAAGATTAA